Proteins encoded by one window of Dokdonella sp.:
- the tfpZ gene encoding TfpX/TfpZ family type IV pilin accessory protein, producing MSRWKAAGIHLAISVLIGLAVLTLVFGVWYPSPYFQAAGGQELTLTLIGIDLVLGPLLTLVVFKAGKPGLRFDLGVIVVVQAAALLYGLHVIASARPAFIVAAVDRFVVVAANEIAPADLAEARDPRFASLPWTGPRLVAARLPSDPKERSDLLFAGFAGRDVQNQPRYFVDYAEEADHLRARAKPIAALRDRQADAAAAIDAWLKEHAKPESELAWLPVDARKASLTMLLDARTGAVLGVIAIDPN from the coding sequence ATGTCCCGCTGGAAAGCCGCCGGAATCCACCTTGCGATCAGTGTGCTGATCGGCCTTGCCGTGCTCACCCTGGTGTTCGGCGTGTGGTATCCCTCGCCGTACTTCCAGGCAGCGGGCGGGCAGGAACTCACCCTCACCCTGATCGGCATCGACCTGGTGCTCGGCCCCCTGCTTACCCTGGTCGTGTTCAAGGCGGGCAAGCCCGGGCTCAGGTTCGACCTCGGCGTCATCGTCGTGGTGCAAGCAGCGGCCCTGCTCTACGGGCTCCATGTCATCGCTTCGGCGCGGCCGGCCTTCATCGTCGCGGCAGTGGATCGTTTCGTGGTGGTGGCGGCCAACGAGATCGCGCCGGCCGATCTGGCGGAGGCGCGTGACCCGCGCTTTGCCAGCCTCCCGTGGACCGGCCCGCGCCTGGTCGCCGCACGCCTGCCGAGCGACCCGAAAGAGCGCAGCGACCTGCTCTTTGCCGGATTCGCCGGGCGTGATGTGCAGAACCAGCCGCGCTATTTCGTCGACTACGCCGAGGAAGCCGACCACCTGCGCGCCCGCGCCAAGCCGATCGCGGCGCTGCGCGACCGGCAGGCGGATGCGGCCGCCGCCATCGACGCCTGGCTGAAGGAACACGCCAAGCCGGAATCCGAACTGGCCTGGCTGCCGGTGGATGCGCGCAAGGCCAGCCTGACGATGCTGCTGGATGCGCGCACCGGCGCGGTCCTCGGCGTCATCGCCATCGATCCCAATTGA